The Elgaria multicarinata webbii isolate HBS135686 ecotype San Diego chromosome 1, rElgMul1.1.pri, whole genome shotgun sequence genome has a window encoding:
- the TMEM61 gene encoding transmembrane protein 61, with the protein MATASFRHGVTIAGAILLVTGTLCFAWWSDGEMGATTSSSDLKVMPHGEAESVTSSSSNAVLRSISFFCCGIGGLLLLFGLLWSANAGIVSRHYQYHFPRDLHYSTVEPLEKQTCSTWEASTIPTYEEALSCQPAQNALNDTQSHILKENGPPLYQVVDENNTWHGSRPGSSSDSVLFRNSLPRLESGSWDEASVVCDTPPPSYESISSCEG; encoded by the exons ATGGCAACTGCCTCTTTCCGTCATGGAGTGACCATCGCTGGAGCTATCCTGCTGGTGACGGGGACGCTGTGTTTTGCCTGGTGGAGTGATGGCGAGATGGGGGCCACCACATCTAGCAGTGACTTGAAGGTCATGCCTCATGGAGAAGCTGAATCGGTGACAAGTTCTTCCTCCAATGCAGTACTCAGGTCCATCAGCTTCTTCTGTTGTGGAATTGGTGGGCTCCTTCTCCTGTTTGGCCTCCTGTGGTCAGCCAATGCGGGAATAGTTTCCCGGCACTATCAATACCATTTTCCCAGGGATCTTCATTACTCCACCGTTGAGCCTCTTGAAAAACAGACCTGCAG CACCTGGGAAGCCAGCACTATTCCTACCTATGAAGAAGCCTTGAGTTGCCAGCCTGCTCAAAATGCCCTAAACGATACACAGTCTCATATCTTAAAGGAAAACGGGCCACCCTTGTATCAAGTCGTGGATGAAAACAACACATGGCATGGCAGCCGTCCGGGCAGTTCCTCCGATAGCGTTTTGTTTCGGAATAGTCTGCCAAGGCTGGAGTCCGGATCCTGGGATGAAGCAAGCGTCGTTTGTGACACTCCACCACCTAGCTATGAGAGTATCAGCTCATGCGAAGGATGA